Proteins from one Ketobacter alkanivorans genomic window:
- a CDS encoding RIFT barrel domain-containing protein has product MKLVDIKLRETEGIGRRDEPVCFGVPLPAGAVSGVSRIRLKDGSEDLPLDRSATQYWPDGSVRWCLLDTVVAVAAGAEKTLELCVDEHTNTQSGVRVVVGGPDQPCTVDTGVAQFQVDTSAIGVSHDQSSLKFDSPQLQMSGYRPTMTVQSAQWSATEAQAKILLTQQGAYLGDQGQVLCRFESELAFHAHSAKVHWQFTLHNPRAAQHPGGLWDLGDPASLIFQGLEFSLGLPAAGGLKVQPEPGLEWSTMAEQWSLYQASSGGEHWDSLNHVDRSGQCNLDFSGYRLQSGDQEGSGGRASPLLYHTIGCGVYIDRFWQNFPKAIETDTSSLSFQLFPPCCPYEHELQPGERKTHRIRFDFAADEPNCQGLRSPLQVNLPPEYVAETAAIQHFAVGKESIDELIQVGLDERTGFQAKREIIDEYGWRNFGDIFADHESLYLTQGKLFISHYNNQYDPLYGFLRQYLHSGDPRWMTMANELAWHIGDIDIYSTVEDREEYNGGLFWHTDHYVDAFSASHRTYSRHQKPNGQDVTQGGGPGAEHCYTHGLMLHHCLTGCDRSRQAVLQLTQWITRFYEGTGTLVETLFDIKSRVLPRIRNADDPGKILDHRYPFNRGVGNYVNALLDSHALTGDDAYLQQAERVIGLTFSPQDNIADRNLADVETTWFYSIFLQAVARFLEVKKLRGERSTAGYGFVSSAFIKYAQWIADHDRPYLSQPDILEFPNDTWVAQDIRKACILYYASSYAADEEHRSALLKRADYFYQYVYDALMKSDTRHYSRILAILMQNHGVNGYFSPGDRLQESEAVIATQAGAGNSPYRSRSQIILIAVRDVIKAFFRVSLRKELGWLRHRHQAFARVYSRLYGPSGQNQ; this is encoded by the coding sequence ATGAAGCTCGTAGATATCAAGCTCCGGGAGACCGAAGGTATTGGCAGGCGGGACGAGCCAGTCTGCTTCGGGGTGCCTCTGCCGGCAGGTGCGGTATCTGGCGTCAGTCGGATACGGTTAAAAGATGGATCTGAGGATCTGCCCTTGGATCGCAGCGCCACCCAGTATTGGCCAGATGGCAGCGTGCGTTGGTGCCTGCTGGATACAGTGGTGGCCGTGGCGGCGGGAGCAGAGAAAACACTGGAGCTTTGCGTTGATGAACACACGAATACCCAATCAGGGGTTCGAGTCGTTGTCGGGGGCCCCGACCAGCCCTGTACGGTCGATACCGGTGTAGCGCAATTCCAGGTCGACACATCAGCGATCGGGGTGTCGCACGATCAAAGCAGCCTGAAGTTTGACTCCCCTCAACTGCAGATGAGCGGCTACCGGCCCACCATGACAGTGCAGAGCGCGCAATGGTCGGCCACAGAAGCCCAGGCAAAGATCTTGTTAACTCAGCAGGGTGCTTATCTTGGGGATCAGGGTCAAGTGCTGTGTCGATTCGAATCCGAGCTGGCCTTTCATGCTCACAGTGCCAAGGTACATTGGCAATTTACCCTGCATAATCCACGAGCTGCCCAGCATCCCGGCGGTCTGTGGGATCTGGGTGATCCTGCTTCTCTTATTTTTCAGGGTTTGGAATTCAGCCTGGGCTTGCCCGCTGCAGGCGGCCTCAAAGTGCAGCCTGAGCCCGGCCTTGAATGGTCAACAATGGCTGAACAGTGGAGTTTGTATCAGGCCTCCAGTGGCGGTGAGCACTGGGATAGCCTTAACCACGTGGATCGAAGCGGGCAATGCAATCTCGATTTCAGCGGCTACAGGCTGCAGTCCGGCGATCAGGAGGGCAGCGGTGGCAGAGCGTCCCCCTTGCTGTATCACACGATAGGTTGTGGGGTCTATATTGATCGTTTTTGGCAAAATTTCCCCAAAGCAATCGAAACCGATACGAGCAGCCTGAGTTTTCAGCTGTTTCCACCTTGCTGCCCTTACGAGCATGAATTGCAGCCCGGTGAGCGCAAAACCCATCGAATCCGCTTTGATTTCGCAGCAGATGAGCCCAACTGTCAGGGGCTGCGTTCTCCTCTTCAGGTTAATCTTCCGCCAGAGTATGTGGCAGAAACCGCGGCCATTCAGCACTTTGCTGTGGGCAAAGAATCCATCGACGAGCTGATACAGGTTGGGCTGGATGAGCGCACAGGCTTCCAAGCCAAGCGTGAAATCATCGACGAATATGGTTGGCGTAACTTTGGTGACATCTTTGCCGACCATGAGAGCCTGTACCTTACCCAGGGCAAGCTGTTCATTTCCCACTATAATAATCAATATGATCCGTTGTATGGCTTTCTGCGCCAGTATTTACACTCCGGTGATCCACGTTGGATGACCATGGCGAACGAGCTGGCTTGGCACATTGGGGATATCGATATCTACAGTACGGTGGAGGACCGCGAAGAATACAATGGGGGGCTGTTTTGGCACACCGATCACTATGTTGATGCGTTTAGTGCCAGCCATCGTACCTACTCCCGCCACCAAAAGCCCAATGGGCAGGATGTGACCCAAGGTGGTGGCCCCGGAGCGGAGCACTGTTATACCCATGGATTGATGTTGCATCATTGCTTGACTGGTTGTGATCGCTCGCGCCAGGCGGTGCTGCAGTTGACCCAGTGGATTACCCGGTTCTATGAAGGCACCGGCACCCTGGTGGAAACACTGTTTGATATCAAAAGCAGAGTGCTGCCCCGTATCCGCAATGCCGATGATCCTGGCAAGATTCTCGATCACCGCTATCCGTTTAATCGGGGTGTGGGCAACTATGTGAATGCGCTATTGGATAGCCATGCGTTGACCGGAGACGATGCTTACTTGCAGCAGGCGGAAAGGGTTATCGGGCTCACCTTCAGTCCGCAGGATAATATCGCCGATCGAAATCTGGCAGATGTTGAGACAACCTGGTTCTACTCGATTTTCCTGCAAGCGGTAGCGCGATTTTTGGAGGTGAAAAAACTGCGTGGTGAGCGATCCACCGCGGGGTATGGTTTTGTGAGCAGCGCATTTATCAAGTATGCTCAGTGGATAGCAGACCATGATCGACCTTATTTGAGTCAGCCCGATATCCTGGAGTTTCCGAACGATACCTGGGTGGCGCAAGACATACGTAAAGCCTGCATTCTGTACTACGCCAGCAGCTATGCTGCCGATGAAGAGCATCGGAGCGCGTTGCTTAAAAGAGCGGATTACTTTTATCAGTACGTCTACGATGCCTTAATGAAAAGTGACACGCGACATTACTCTCGGATACTGGCAATACTGATGCAAAATCATGGGGTGAATGGGTATTTCTCGCCCGGTGACCGGTTGCAGGAGTCAGAGGCGGTTATCGCCACCCAGGCTGGCGCAGGTAATAGCCCCTACCGCAGCCGCAGTCAGATTATCCTGATTGCCGTTCGCGATGTAATAAAAGCCTTTTTCCGGGTGTCGCTGCGCAAGGAACTGGGGTGGTTGCGGCATCGACACCAAGCGTTTGCCCGAGTGTACAGCCGTCTCTATGGTCCGAGCGGCCAGAATCAATAG